Genomic DNA from Streptomyces venezuelae:
CTGCCCGCCGCCGCGCCGGTGGACCTGGGACACGACGAGCCGCTACCGCTCGATCCCTACCTCTTCGGCCTGCTGTTGGGGGACGGGTCGTTCCGCCACAACCTGCGGCTGTCCACGGTCGACGAGGAGATCCACGACGCGGCGGTCGACGCCGTGGCGCCGGAGTGTCGTCTGGTCCGTGTGGCAGGTTCCTCGTGCGACTACACGATCCAGCCGGCACAGCGCTCGGGAGGCGTCCGCAATCCCGTCATTCAGGCCCTGCGCGACATGGATCTGTGGGGGGTGACCTCGCACGGAAAGTTCGTGCCCGAGGCCTTCAAGAACACTTCGATCAAGAATCGTTTGGCGTTGCTGCAAGGGCTGCTGGACACGGACGGCACGATTCAGTCGGACGGGTTGAGTATTTCCCTGTGCTCGGCGTCGCTCCGACTGGCCGAGGATGTCGCCTGGCTCGTGCGGTCACTTGGAGGGAGGGCCAGGGTGCTGCCGAAGAAGGCGGCGTTCAACGTTTCGATCGCGTTGCCCGAGGAGTACATGCCGTTCAGGCTGACGCGCAAGGCGGCGCGGGTGTGCCCGAGGCCGAAGTACAACACCTTCCGCAGGGGCATCCGCGGTGCCGAGTTCATCGGTCGGAAGCCGGTCCAGTGCATCAGTGTCGCTCACCCGAGCAGTGCCTATGTCACCGACAACTTCACGGTCACGCACAACACGATGGTCGCGCTGCGCGCCATGCTCGCCGTCGTGGACGCGGGCGGGCAGGCCGCGATGCTCGCTCCCACCGAGGTCCTCGCCCAGCAGCACCACCGCTCCATCGTCGAGATGATGGGCGAGCTCGCCGAGGGCGGCATGCTGGGCGGCGCCGAGCACGCCACGAAGGTCACGCTGCTCACCGGCTCCATGGGCGCGGCGGCCCGCCGCCAGGCCCTGCTCGACCTGGTCACCGGCGACGCCGGGATCGTCATCGGCACCCACGCGCTGATCGAGGACAAGGTCCAGTTCCACGACCTGGGTCTCGTCGTCGTAGATGAGCAGCACCGCTTCGGCGTGGAGCAGCGCGACGCCCTGCGCGGCAAGGGCAAGCAGCCCCCGCACCTCCTGGTCATGACGGCCACGCCCATCCCGCGCACCGTCGCGATGACCGTCTTCGGCGACCTGGAGACGTCCGTCCTCGACCAGCTGCCCGCCGGGCGCTCGCCGATCGCCAGCCACGTCGTCCCCGCCGAGGACAAGCCGCACTTCCTGGCCCGCGCGTGGGAACGCGTGCGCGAGGAGGTCGAGAACGGCCACCAGGCGTACGTGGTGTGCCCCCGCATCGGTGACGATGTCGACGAAGCCGCGGACCCCAAGAAGGCCAAGAAGAAGGCCGAAGAAGAGGCCACCGCCGAGAAGCGGCCCCCGCTCGCGGTCGTCGAGGTCGCCGAGCAGCTCTCCCGCGGCCCGCTGAACGGCCTGAAGGTCGAGGTCCTGCACGGCCGCATGCAGCCGGACGACAAGGACGCCGTGATGCGCCGCTTCGCCGCGGGGGAGACACAGGTCCTCGTCGCGACGACGGTCATCGAGGTCGGCGTGAACGTCCCGAACGCCACCGCCATGGTGATCATGGACGCGGACCGCTTCGGCGTCTCCCAGCTGCACCAGCTCCGCGGCCGCGTCGGCCGCGGCTCCGCCCCCGGACTCTGCCTCCTGGTCACCGACATGCCCGAGGCCAGCCCCGCCCGCGGCCGCCTCTCGGCCGTCGCCTCCACGCTCGACGGCTTCGAGCTGTCCCGCATCGACCTGGAGCAGCGCCGCGAGGGCGACGTCCTCGGCCAGGCCCAGTCCGGCGTCCGGTCCAGCCTGCGCATGCTCGCCGTCATCGACGACGAGGAGATCATCGCCGCCGCCCGCGAGGAGGCGGTCTCCGTGGTCGCCGACGACCCGGACCTGGAGCGGCTCCCCGCCCTGCGCACCGCACTGGACTCCCTCCTCGACGCGGAGCGCGAGCAGTACCTCGACAAGGGCTGACGCCGCCGTACGCCATATCGTGGGATGACCACCGTCCAGCCAGAAGGAATCAGATGACCCGCGTGATCGCCGGCACGGCCGGCGGACGCCGCCTGGCCGTCCCGCCGGGCAACGGCACCCGCCCCACGTCCGACCGCGCGCGCGAAGGCCTCTTCTCCACCTGGCAGGCCCTTCAGGGCACGCTCGACGGGGCCCGTGTCCTCGACCTGTACGCGGGCTCCGGAGCCGTCGGCCTGGAGGCGCTGTCCCGCGGCGCCGCCCACACCCTGCTCGTCGAGGCCGACGCGCGGGCCGCCCGCACCATCCGCGAGAACGTGAAGGCCGTCGGCCTGCCCGGCGCCGAGGTACGGGCGGGCAAAGCCGCCCAGATCGTCCGGGCCGGGGCGCCGACCAGCCCGTACGACCTGGTCTTCCTCGACCCTCCGTACGCGGTCACCGATGACGATCTTCGGGAGATCCTCCTCACACTCCGCTCGGAGGGCTGGCTCACGGAGGACGCGCTCGTCACCGTTGAACGCAGTACAAGAGGCGGTGTCTTCGGCTGGCCGGAGGGTTTCGAGGCCCTCAGGTCCCGTCGCTACGGCGAAGGGACGTTTTGGTACGGTCGCGCCGCCTCTACGTGCGACGACTCAGTGATCGCGCCATGACCGGACCGGAGAGCGAGGGACTCACGATGCGCCGCGCCGTCTGTCCGGGGTCTTTCGACCCCATCACCAATGGACACCTCGACATCATCGCCCGCGCCTCCAAGCTGTACGACGTGGTGCACGTCGCGGTGATGATCAACCAGTCGAAGAAGGGCCTCTTCGAGATCGAGGAGCGGATCGAGCTGATCCGCCAGGTCACCGCCGACTTCGGCAACGTCGAGGTGGAGTCCTTCCACGGCCTTCTCGTCGACTTCTGCAAGCAGCGGGACATCCCGGCCATCGTCAAGGGCCTGCGCGCGGTCAGCGACTTCGACTACGAGCTCCAGATGGCCCAGATGAACAACGGCCTCTCGGGCGTCGAGACCCTGTTCGTGCCGACGAACCCCACGTACAGCTTCCTCTCCTCCTCGCTGGTCAAGGAGGTCGCCGCCTGGGGCGGCGACGTCGCGCACCTGCTGCCCCCGCTGGTCCACGAGGCCCTGATCGAACGCCTGGGCAAGAAGTGACCTTCCGGCAGGATCGCTGACAGTTCGTCACCCGGTGTCGGGCGGGCGGCCACTGGCCTTACAGTCGTCCCGTCCGTCTCACAACCAGCTGTAGAGAGTGGCGAGCACACGGTGGACGTGCAGAAGAAGATCGACGAGATCGTCCAGGCGGTCGGCAGCGCCCGGTCCATGCCGATGTCGGCCTCGTGCGTGGTCAACCGCGCCGATCTGCTCTCGATGCTCGAAGAGGTGCGCCAGGCCCTGCCGGGCTCCCTGGCCCAGGCCCAGGAGCTCATCGGCGGTCGGGAGCAGCTCGTCGAGCAGGCCCGCCAGGAGGCCGAGCGGATCATCGAGTCCGCGCACGCCGAGCGCGGCTCCCTGATCTCCGACACCGAGGTCGCCCGCAACTCGCAGAGCGAGGCCGACCGCATCCTCGCGGAGGCCCGCCAGGCCGCCGAAGACGTCCGCGCCGAGGCCGACGACTACGTGGACAGCAAGCTCGCCAACTTCGAGGTCGTCCTCACCAAGACCCTCGGCTCGGTCGGCCGCGGCCGCGAGAAGCTCCTCGGCACCGGACCCGGCCTCGACGAGAACGGGTACGAGGACGAGGACGCCCCCGAGCGCAGCCACGATCCCGAGACGCTGCGCCGCAACGCGGACGCGTACGTCGACGCCAAGCTCGGCGCCTTCGAGGCGGTCCTCGCCAAGACTCTGGAGGCGGTCGGCAAGGGTCGGCAGACCCTGCACGGCCGGGCCCCCGCTGACGAGCTCGGCTCCCTGGGCGAGGGCACCGCCACCCAGGCTCACACCACGGACGCCGAGTACCTGGCGGACCTCGCGGGCCCCGCGGCCACCGCGGAAGCCGTGCAGCCGCGGGCCGTCCCCGCGCCGCCGGTCCAGTCGCCCCCGGTCCAGGTCCCGCCGATCCCGCCCCAGCAGCCCTACGCGCCACCGCAGCAGCAGCCCGACCCGTACGGGTACCAGCAGCAGGACCAGTACGCGTACCAGCAGCCGTACGGCCAGCAGGACCCTTACGCGTACCAGCAGCACGATCAGTACGGCTACCCACAGCAGGGCTACGAGCAGCCCCGGTACGAGGCGCCGGCGGCGCAGGCCCCCGCCGCGCTGGAAGAGGCCAGTCTCTTCGACACGACCATGATCAGCGCCGAGCAGCTGCGCCGGTACGAACAGGGGCGCTAGCGGCCGTCGGGACCGGATTGGGCCGAGAGCGAAAGGTCAAGTATCCTGGCTCTTCGGTCGCGCATACGTCCGCGATCCCGGCTGCCCACCCGAGTGGCGATACTGCGGCATCGGTGCGGCGGCCCCCCTTGAACTCCCAGGATTCGAAAGCAGGAAAAGCCCTGAGCACGCGCCTCGACCACCGGAACCCCCTCGTGTTCGACACACACGAGCTGGGGCGGCGTCCTGGTGCCATGCAGCGGCTGACCCGCGAGATCGAGGCGCCCGGTCCGCCGAGCGCCTTCGGCATCGAAGGTGTCATCGGTGTGCCGCAGGGTGCCCCGGTCGAGCTGGAGATCCGACTCGAGTCGGTCATGGAAGGGGTGCTTGTCACAGGCACCGCCCGTGCATCGGCCGAGGGGGAGTGCGTAAGGTGTCTGGAGCCGCTCGAGCTGGAGCTCGACGCGGACTTCCAGGAGATGTTCTCGTACCCTGACGCCGACGACCGGGGCCGCACCGCGGAACCGGCCGACGACGCCGAGGAAGACGAGAGCAGGCTCTACCTCGAGGACGGCATGTTCGACCTCGAGCCCGTGCTGCGTGATGCGGTGGTGCTCGCACTGCCGATGCAGCCGGTGTGCCAGGACGACTGTCCGGGCCTGTGCTCCCAGTGCGGAGTGCGGCTCGCGGACGACCCGGACCACCACCATGACGCCGTCGACATCCGTTGGGCGGCTTTGCAAGGACTCGCTGGCACCATCCAGGACGGCGAGAAGGACGAGATGAGCGGCGCCGAAGCGGAAGCGGGCGTCGACGAGAAGCAGGAGAAGTAGCCGTGGCTGTTCCGAAGCGGAAGATGTCGCGCAGCAACACGCGCCACCGCCGGTCGCAGTGGAAGGCTGCGGTCCCCACCCTGGTTTCGTGTGAGCGTTGCCAGGAGCCCAAGCAGCAGCACATCGCGTGCCCGAGCTGCGGCACCTACAACAAGCGCCAGGTCCTCGAGGTCTGAGCGGCTGGTGAGAGGCACCGTGTCTAGCCCCAAGAAGGCGGAAGACGCCAAGAAACCGGCGGAGACAACGGCCTCGTCCCACACGCTTCTGGAAGGGCGGCTCGGGTACAAGCTCGAGTCCGCCCTTCTGGTGCGTGCGCTGACCCACCGTTCGTACGCGTACGAGAACGGCGGCCTGCCGACGAACGAGCGTCTGGAGTTCCTCGGGGACTCGGTGCTCGGCCTCGTCGTCACGGACACGCTGTACCGAACCCACCCCGACCTGCCCGAAGGCCAGCTGGCCAAGTTGCGGGCCGCGGTGGTCAATTCGCGTGCGCTGGCGGAGGTCGGCCGTGGCCTCGAACTCGGCTCCTTCATCCGGCTCGGCCGGGGCGAAGAGGGCACGGGGGGCCGGGACAAGGCATCCATCCTCGCCGACACCCTCGAAGCGGTGATCGGCGCGGTCTATCTGGACCAGGGTCTGGACGCCGCGGGAGAGCTGGTGCACCGGCTCTTCGACCCGTTGATCGAAAAGTCCTCGAACCTGGGCGCGGGCCTGGACTGGAAGACCAGTCTCCAGGAGCTCACCGCGACGGAGAGCCTCGGCGTGCCCGAGTATCTCGTCACGGAGAGCGGCCCCGACCACGAGAAGACTTTCACTGCTGCCGCCCGCGTCGGAGGCGTCTCGTACGGCACCGGCACCGGCCGCAGCAAGAAGGAAGCGGAGCAGCAGGCCGCCGAATCCGCGTGGCGTGCGATCCGCGCCGCAGCGGACGAGCGGATCAAGGCGGCCGAGGCCGCCGCTGCCGCCCGGTCCGAGGGGACCGCCGACACCCCCTCGGTCTGATCACCGCCCTCCTTTGTTGCCGGTCGCTCCCTCAGGGGGGCGGCCGGCATCGTGCTGAAGGACGGTCTCGACAGTCCCTGAAGGAGACCCATGCCCGAGTTGCCCGAAGTCGAAGTCGTCCGGCGCGGTCTTGAGCGCTGGGTCAGCGGGCGCGTCGTCGCCGACGTGCAGGTGCTGCATCCGCGTGCGGTGCGGCGGCATGTGGCGGGCGGTGCGGACTTCGGGGACCGGCTGACCGGGCACCGGATCGGTCTCGCGCAGCGGCGCGGCAAGTACCTGTGGCTGCCGCTCGCCGACTCCGCGCAGTCCGTCCTGGCCCACCTCGGGATGAGCGGGCAGTTGCTCGTGCAGCCCCACGAGGCGCCGGACGAGAAGCACCTGCGGATCCGGGTGCGCTTCGCGGACGCACAGGGCACCGAGCTCCGCTTCGTCGACCAGCGCACCTTCGGCGGGCTCTCGCTCCACGACAACACCCCCGACGGGCTGCCCGACGTCATCGCGCACATCGCACGCGACCCGCTCGACGACGCGTTCGACGACGACGCCTTCCACTCCGCGCTGCGCCGCAGGCGTACGACGATCAAGCGGGCGCTGCTCGATCAGTCGCTGATCAGCGGGGTCGGCAACATCTACGCGGACGAGGCGCTGTGGCGCTCGAAGCTGCACTACGAACGGCCCACCGGCACCTTCACGCGCCCGCGCACGGCCGAACTCCTCGGTCATGTACGGGACGTGATGAACGCGGCCCTGGCCGTGGGCGGCACCAGCTTCGACAGTCTCTACGTCAACGTGAACGGCGAGTCGGGATACTTCGACCGGTCCCTCGACGCATACGGCAGGGAGAACGAGCCGTGCCGCCGCTGCGGCGCCGCGATCCGCCGACGTCCCTGGATGAACAGGTCCAGCTACTACTGCCCGCGCTGTCAGCGTCCGCCGCGCTCCGCGTCGTAACGCTCCTGCGCCCGCACCACGTCGTCCTGCCGGCTCTCCACGAACCGGATCAGGGCCAGCAGGCGCTCGGCGACCTCCCGCCCCAGCGGGGTGAGCGCGTAGTCCACGCGCGGTGGGTTGGTCGGCTGTGCGTCGCGGTGCACAAGACCGTCGCGCTCCAGGGCGTGCAGGGTCTGGGAGAGCATCTTCTCGCTCACGCCGTCGACCCGGCGGCGCAGTTCGTTGAACCGGAACGTGCCCTCGTGCAGCGCGCCCAGGGTGAGCCCGCCCCAGCGCCCCGTGATGTGCTCCAGGGTGCCGCGGGAAGGGCACTGGCGGGAGAACACGTCGTACGCCAGGTCGGTCGGCTCCATACCGACGGTCGGTTCCATGCGGACAGCCTACTCGCGCACAGCGCTTTCGAATAGTTAGCGCAGACGGGAGGAGTGGCGGGCTCAGAAACCGAAGTCCTGCGTCCACCACGGGCCGCCCGGTGCGAAGTGCGCTCCGACGCCGAGTGTCTTGTAGTCGCAGTTGAGGATGTTGGCGCGGTGGCCCGCGCTGTTCATCCAGGCGTCCATCACCGACTGCGCGTTCGCCTGGCCGCGCGCGATGTTCTCGCCGCCGAGGTCGTCTATCCCGGCCTTCTCGGCGCGGTCCCACGGCGTCGCGCCGTCCGGGTCGGTGTGGTCGAAGAAGTCGCGCTCGGCCATGTCGGCGCTGAAGTCTCCGGCCAGCGCGGCGAGCCGGTCGTCGGCCCGCACCGGTCGGCAGCCCGCCTTGGCCCGCTCCTGGTTGACCTGGGCGAGGACCGCGGCCTCGGCCGTGCTCTCGTCGGAGGACGACTCGGAGCGGCCCGGCGGGGGAGTCCCGGGCTTCTTCTCCGGCTTGTGGGACGGGGTGGTCCTCGCCTTGCCGTCCTTGTCGGCGTCCCGCCGCGGAGCCTGGGACGACGGCTTCTCGGACGGGGTCCTGGACGGCTTCCGCTCGGCCTTGGAAGGCGTGGGCTTCGGGGCCTCGGAGCGGCCGGTGCCGCGGCTCGGCGACGGTTCGCCGCGACCGGCGTCGGTGCTCCTGCCGCCCTGGGCGTCCACCTCGGTGGGAACGGCCGCGGAGCGCACCTCGCCGGAGTCGTCCCCGCCGCCGAGGCGGTAACCGTCACTGCCCGGGAGCACGCCCGCGGCGACCGCGACGGCGCCCATCGCGACAGCGGCGGAGACACCGAGCAGACCCGTGCGGACGGGGGCGACGGCACGGCCCCTGCGGCGGTGCGACACCGTTCCCGGGTGGTTCTCAGGGGTGGCGGCGGCGCGGCCGGCGCCGGAGCGTCGGTGGCGTCCCATCTCCTGACCTTTCGTCCTAAGATCAACGTGACTCACCCATATGAGTGAGGCTCATCGATTCGCGACTGTACGCGATGGCGCATGGGGACGAAGTGCTCACTGAGCAATTGGCCGGTTAGCGTGCACCCATGAACGAAGACGTACGACTCACCGCCTGGGTGCGCGGACGCGTGCAGGCCGTGGGATTCCGCTGGTTCACGCGGGCCAAGGCCCTGGAGATCGGCGGGCTGAGTGGTTTTGCTCTCAATCTGGAGGACGGTCGCGTCCAGGTCGTCGCCGAAGGGCCCCGGATCGGCTGCCAGGCACTGCTCGACTGGCTGCGTGAGGGCGACACACCCGGCCGCGTCGACGGAGTCACCGAGATCTGGGACACACCGCGTGGCATATACGAGACCTTCGCCATCCGCTGAGTCCGACCTCGGAGAACGCGGTGGGGCGGGCGCGGCGCGAGGCCGGACGGGTGTCCCGGGCAACTGCCTGAGGCAGAAAAAGCCTGGTGGTTGCCAAGAACGGCTTGTCGTGGCAGGCTCCCCGGGTAAGGATGATCTCCACGCCCCCAGGGCCCCGAAGGAGTAGCAGCGCCGCCGGTTTCCAGGCCGCGCGCCCCCGGGTCGCCCGCCAATACGGGGTGTGATCGTGTTGACCGTCAAACTTTTTGGTGAGACTCTGGAAGCCCCGCGCACCTTAGCTGTTTGGCATGTGAGAACGGCCAGCAAGACCCAGCGAAACAATGAGTGCCAAGCACCGCGGGTGCGATTCCCTCACGACCCACACCGCTTCGGTCGGTCACTCAGTGTGGAGGACCATCCATCATGGCAAAGGCGCTTCTCGGTTACGTCGGCGGCAGCGACCCGCGACTCCTCGCCGAGATGCGACGGCTCCAGCAGCGCGTCCAGGACCTCGAATCCGAGCTCGGCCGTATCCAGGCCGAGAACGACGCGCTCGCGGCTGCCGCTTCTCACGAATCGCTCCTGGAGAGCATCGACGTACCCCAGGCGGAGCCTGCGCTCACCTGACCCCTATCCGATCACGATCAATGGCATCAGGGCCTTGAGCTGTTGAACACGCGCCCTGAGCAGTCCTGAGTACTGTCCTCAGGTAGGCAAGACATTCAAGGGACGCTTCGGCGTCCCTTCTTTCTTGTGTCCGCGTACGCTGCTTTCTTTACCGTCTGATGTGCCCTGCACCTTCATCGGTGAAACGGCCAGTGAAAGGTAGAGTCCGACGGCGTGCACCTCAAGGCCCTGACCCTGCGCGGCTTCAAGTCCTTCGCGTCGGCGACGACACTGAAGTTCGAACCGGGTATCACCTGCGTCGTCGGACCCAACGGCTCCGGCAAGTCCAACGTCGTGGACGCGCTGAGCTGGGTCATGGGAGAACAGGGCGCCAAATCCCTGCGCGGCGGCAAGATGGAGGACGTCATCTTCGCCGGCACCACCGGGCGGCCCCCGCTCGGCCGCGCCGAGGTGTCCCTCACCA
This window encodes:
- a CDS encoding helicase-related protein, with translation MDLVPALEEPLKKVVGPATAKVMAEHLDLHTVGDLLHHYPRRYAERGELTRLADLPLDEHVTVVAQVASARILKFNGGRGQRLEVTITDGSGQVQLVFFGRGIHKPHKDLLPGTRAMFAGKVSVFNRKMQLAHPAYELLRGDGDEAGETVGSWAGAQLPIYPATAKLESWKIAKSVDMVLPSAQEAQDPLPPSLRDGRGLIPLPEALLKIHRPHSKADIEAARDRLKWDEAFVLQVALARRRYADAQLPAVARRPKPGGLLDAFDAKLPFTLTEGQEKVSKEIFDDLATEHPMHRLLQGEVGSGKAQPLDALVLTPEGFRPMGDMKTGDLVVVPTGESAVVSGVFPQGERDVWRLTLSDGSSVECDDEHLWIVGTSCGWHRGQPPKVLTTREIRLDLFEANGSSKWYLPAAAPVDLGHDEPLPLDPYLFGLLLGDGSFRHNLRLSTVDEEIHDAAVDAVAPECRLVRVAGSSCDYTIQPAQRSGGVRNPVIQALRDMDLWGVTSHGKFVPEAFKNTSIKNRLALLQGLLDTDGTIQSDGLSISLCSASLRLAEDVAWLVRSLGGRARVLPKKAAFNVSIALPEEYMPFRLTRKAARVCPRPKYNTFRRGIRGAEFIGRKPVQCISVAHPSSAYVTDNFTVTHNTMVALRAMLAVVDAGGQAAMLAPTEVLAQQHHRSIVEMMGELAEGGMLGGAEHATKVTLLTGSMGAAARRQALLDLVTGDAGIVIGTHALIEDKVQFHDLGLVVVDEQHRFGVEQRDALRGKGKQPPHLLVMTATPIPRTVAMTVFGDLETSVLDQLPAGRSPIASHVVPAEDKPHFLARAWERVREEVENGHQAYVVCPRIGDDVDEAADPKKAKKKAEEEATAEKRPPLAVVEVAEQLSRGPLNGLKVEVLHGRMQPDDKDAVMRRFAAGETQVLVATTVIEVGVNVPNATAMVIMDADRFGVSQLHQLRGRVGRGSAPGLCLLVTDMPEASPARGRLSAVASTLDGFELSRIDLEQRREGDVLGQAQSGVRSSLRMLAVIDDEEIIAAAREEAVSVVADDPDLERLPALRTALDSLLDAEREQYLDKG
- the rsmD gene encoding 16S rRNA (guanine(966)-N(2))-methyltransferase RsmD; translation: MTRVIAGTAGGRRLAVPPGNGTRPTSDRAREGLFSTWQALQGTLDGARVLDLYAGSGAVGLEALSRGAAHTLLVEADARAARTIRENVKAVGLPGAEVRAGKAAQIVRAGAPTSPYDLVFLDPPYAVTDDDLREILLTLRSEGWLTEDALVTVERSTRGGVFGWPEGFEALRSRRYGEGTFWYGRAASTCDDSVIAP
- the coaD gene encoding pantetheine-phosphate adenylyltransferase — encoded protein: MRRAVCPGSFDPITNGHLDIIARASKLYDVVHVAVMINQSKKGLFEIEERIELIRQVTADFGNVEVESFHGLLVDFCKQRDIPAIVKGLRAVSDFDYELQMAQMNNGLSGVETLFVPTNPTYSFLSSSLVKEVAAWGGDVAHLLPPLVHEALIERLGKK
- a CDS encoding cell division initiation protein, whose protein sequence is MDVQKKIDEIVQAVGSARSMPMSASCVVNRADLLSMLEEVRQALPGSLAQAQELIGGREQLVEQARQEAERIIESAHAERGSLISDTEVARNSQSEADRILAEARQAAEDVRAEADDYVDSKLANFEVVLTKTLGSVGRGREKLLGTGPGLDENGYEDEDAPERSHDPETLRRNADAYVDAKLGAFEAVLAKTLEAVGKGRQTLHGRAPADELGSLGEGTATQAHTTDAEYLADLAGPAATAEAVQPRAVPAPPVQSPPVQVPPIPPQQPYAPPQQQPDPYGYQQQDQYAYQQPYGQQDPYAYQQHDQYGYPQQGYEQPRYEAPAAQAPAALEEASLFDTTMISAEQLRRYEQGR
- a CDS encoding YceD family protein — translated: MNSQDSKAGKALSTRLDHRNPLVFDTHELGRRPGAMQRLTREIEAPGPPSAFGIEGVIGVPQGAPVELEIRLESVMEGVLVTGTARASAEGECVRCLEPLELELDADFQEMFSYPDADDRGRTAEPADDAEEDESRLYLEDGMFDLEPVLRDAVVLALPMQPVCQDDCPGLCSQCGVRLADDPDHHHDAVDIRWAALQGLAGTIQDGEKDEMSGAEAEAGVDEKQEK
- the rpmF gene encoding 50S ribosomal protein L32, translated to MAVPKRKMSRSNTRHRRSQWKAAVPTLVSCERCQEPKQQHIACPSCGTYNKRQVLEV
- the rnc gene encoding ribonuclease III; translation: MRGTVSSPKKAEDAKKPAETTASSHTLLEGRLGYKLESALLVRALTHRSYAYENGGLPTNERLEFLGDSVLGLVVTDTLYRTHPDLPEGQLAKLRAAVVNSRALAEVGRGLELGSFIRLGRGEEGTGGRDKASILADTLEAVIGAVYLDQGLDAAGELVHRLFDPLIEKSSNLGAGLDWKTSLQELTATESLGVPEYLVTESGPDHEKTFTAAARVGGVSYGTGTGRSKKEAEQQAAESAWRAIRAAADERIKAAEAAAAARSEGTADTPSV
- the mutM gene encoding bifunctional DNA-formamidopyrimidine glycosylase/DNA-(apurinic or apyrimidinic site) lyase — protein: MPELPEVEVVRRGLERWVSGRVVADVQVLHPRAVRRHVAGGADFGDRLTGHRIGLAQRRGKYLWLPLADSAQSVLAHLGMSGQLLVQPHEAPDEKHLRIRVRFADAQGTELRFVDQRTFGGLSLHDNTPDGLPDVIAHIARDPLDDAFDDDAFHSALRRRRTTIKRALLDQSLISGVGNIYADEALWRSKLHYERPTGTFTRPRTAELLGHVRDVMNAALAVGGTSFDSLYVNVNGESGYFDRSLDAYGRENEPCRRCGAAIRRRPWMNRSSYYCPRCQRPPRSAS
- a CDS encoding winged helix-turn-helix transcriptional regulator; amino-acid sequence: MEPTVGMEPTDLAYDVFSRQCPSRGTLEHITGRWGGLTLGALHEGTFRFNELRRRVDGVSEKMLSQTLHALERDGLVHRDAQPTNPPRVDYALTPLGREVAERLLALIRFVESRQDDVVRAQERYDAERGGR
- a CDS encoding CAP domain-containing protein — protein: MGRHRRSGAGRAAATPENHPGTVSHRRRGRAVAPVRTGLLGVSAAVAMGAVAVAAGVLPGSDGYRLGGGDDSGEVRSAAVPTEVDAQGGRSTDAGRGEPSPSRGTGRSEAPKPTPSKAERKPSRTPSEKPSSQAPRRDADKDGKARTTPSHKPEKKPGTPPPGRSESSSDESTAEAAVLAQVNQERAKAGCRPVRADDRLAALAGDFSADMAERDFFDHTDPDGATPWDRAEKAGIDDLGGENIARGQANAQSVMDAWMNSAGHRANILNCDYKTLGVGAHFAPGGPWWTQDFGF
- a CDS encoding acylphosphatase, with product MNEDVRLTAWVRGRVQAVGFRWFTRAKALEIGGLSGFALNLEDGRVQVVAEGPRIGCQALLDWLREGDTPGRVDGVTEIWDTPRGIYETFAIR